The Saprospiraceae bacterium genome includes a window with the following:
- a CDS encoding type I restriction endonuclease subunit R has product MRNSITENEIEEIALSYLQNLGYFYILGTMLSPDGEHPERQYTDVVLTTRLRDAIDKLNPTIGQDAKEDALKKVLRTESPDALINNETFHKYLTEGVDVEVRTADGIRGKKVYIVDFAHAENNEFLAINQFTIIEGSQNKRPDIILFINGLPLVVMELKNAVSELADLNSAFNQIKTYQQAIPSLFTFNALNIISDGWSAAYGTISSSFKYYKPWKSIDGINIENSHDLQMEFLIKGLCNKNTLLNAIQNFIVYEKTEKVTIKKIAQYHQYYAVNKAIETTLQATQVQGSKKAGVIWHTQGSGKSLSMVFYAGKIITNLHMQNPTLVILTDRNDLDDQLFDTFKNCNQLLRQLPKQAESREHVKELLNVASGGIVFTTIQKFGLENNEDIEDDEELVEGIASEPKVKYIGEKAKVISNRDNIIVIADEAHRSQYGLLDGFARRLRESLPNASYIGFTGTPVDSTDKSTKAIFGEYIDVYDIQQAVLDGATVPIYYESRVAKINIEEQKKLELDQAINALTEAEELTTTQKIKAKWSSVEAVIGSKNRLQKIALDFINHFEKRTSVIEGKAMFVCMSRRICVELYNEIISLRPHWHNDDDTKGVIKVIMTGSSADVEAFQPHIHNKLRRKAIGERLKDENDELKIVIVRDMWLTGFDAPVLHTMYIDKPMQGANLMQSIARVNRVFNNAKEGGLIVDYIGLAQYLKEALVEYTISGGQGQPTLDDELAVAKCLEYYEGITHQLRFFDWKKFFALKPEEKLRYINITQDYIISQENGSDNFCDTTSKLLKAYALVSTHERIDALKDDIALFQAIRARLNKFSERTRIDGGGKTNAEIDIAIKQIVSDAIVSEDVIDIFDAVGLKKPNIGILDEAFLNEIQGMEHKNLAVELLKKLLRDELKQKSKFNLVQSKEFSEKLEEAIQRYHNGQIDSVEFIEKWLVPLANEIRDANKRGEDLGLDYREYAFYTALEVNDSAVKILGDDILKHIAQELLKTVRNSTTIDWTIKESVQSALRRNIRRILRLHGYPPDLQEKAVDTVITQAKLLAEELVINGDKKE; this is encoded by the coding sequence ACTCGTTTGCGTGATGCAATAGATAAACTCAACCCTACCATTGGGCAAGATGCCAAAGAAGATGCGCTTAAAAAAGTGTTGCGTACCGAAAGTCCAGATGCTTTAATCAATAACGAAACATTTCATAAATACCTTACCGAAGGAGTAGATGTAGAAGTACGCACAGCCGATGGCATAAGGGGCAAAAAAGTGTATATCGTTGACTTTGCCCATGCAGAAAACAATGAGTTTTTAGCAATCAATCAATTCACCATTATTGAAGGTAGTCAAAACAAACGTCCTGATATTATTTTGTTTATCAATGGTTTGCCATTGGTAGTCATGGAGTTAAAAAATGCGGTAAGCGAGCTGGCCGATTTGAACAGTGCCTTCAATCAAATAAAAACTTATCAGCAAGCCATACCTAGCCTGTTTACGTTTAATGCACTTAATATCATAAGCGATGGTTGGAGTGCAGCTTACGGTACGATCAGCAGTAGTTTTAAATATTATAAACCTTGGAAAAGCATCGATGGTATCAACATAGAGAATAGCCATGACCTACAAATGGAGTTTCTAATAAAAGGGTTATGCAATAAAAATACCTTATTGAATGCCATTCAAAACTTTATAGTCTATGAAAAAACAGAGAAGGTTACCATAAAAAAGATAGCCCAGTACCACCAGTATTATGCTGTAAATAAGGCAATTGAAACTACCTTGCAAGCTACCCAAGTACAAGGCAGCAAGAAAGCAGGTGTAATTTGGCATACCCAAGGCAGTGGTAAAAGTTTGAGCATGGTTTTTTATGCAGGTAAAATCATCACCAACCTGCACATGCAAAACCCAACCTTAGTTATACTCACTGATAGAAACGACCTAGACGATCAGCTTTTTGATACCTTCAAAAACTGTAATCAGTTGCTCCGCCAATTGCCTAAGCAAGCCGAAAGCAGAGAGCATGTCAAAGAATTATTGAATGTTGCATCGGGAGGTATTGTGTTTACCACTATCCAAAAATTTGGATTAGAAAACAATGAAGATATTGAAGATGATGAGGAATTAGTAGAAGGAATCGCATCAGAACCAAAAGTAAAATACATAGGAGAAAAAGCAAAAGTTATCAGCAATAGAGATAATATTATCGTCATTGCTGACGAAGCTCACCGTAGCCAATATGGCTTATTGGATGGTTTTGCCAGAAGGCTAAGAGAGAGTTTGCCCAATGCATCTTATATAGGCTTTACAGGTACGCCAGTAGACAGTACTGACAAAAGCACCAAGGCTATTTTTGGCGAATATATTGATGTATATGATATACAACAAGCGGTATTAGATGGCGCCACAGTGCCCATTTACTATGAAAGTAGAGTGGCAAAAATAAATATTGAAGAGCAAAAGAAGCTTGAACTAGACCAAGCTATTAATGCACTTACCGAGGCTGAAGAGCTCACCACTACCCAAAAAATAAAGGCAAAATGGAGTAGTGTTGAAGCCGTGATTGGAAGTAAAAACAGATTGCAAAAAATTGCATTGGACTTTATAAATCATTTTGAAAAACGAACCAGCGTTATAGAAGGTAAAGCCATGTTTGTGTGCATGAGCCGCCGCATATGTGTGGAATTATATAATGAGATTATAAGCTTACGACCACACTGGCACAATGACGACGACACCAAGGGTGTTATAAAAGTAATCATGACAGGCTCCAGTGCCGATGTGGAAGCATTTCAACCACATATTCATAATAAGCTGAGACGAAAAGCCATAGGTGAAAGGTTGAAAGATGAGAACGACGAACTTAAAATTGTAATCGTTCGGGATATGTGGCTTACTGGTTTTGATGCCCCTGTGTTGCATACCATGTACATTGACAAACCTATGCAAGGGGCCAATTTGATGCAGTCTATTGCACGAGTTAACCGAGTTTTCAACAATGCCAAAGAAGGAGGCTTGATTGTAGATTATATAGGTTTAGCTCAATACTTAAAAGAAGCATTGGTAGAGTACACTATCAGTGGTGGCCAAGGGCAACCCACATTAGATGATGAATTGGCGGTGGCAAAATGCTTGGAATATTATGAAGGCATAACACATCAATTACGGTTTTTTGATTGGAAAAAATTCTTTGCCTTAAAGCCCGAAGAAAAATTGCGGTACATCAATATTACCCAAGACTACATCATAAGTCAGGAAAATGGCAGCGACAACTTTTGTGATACCACGTCCAAATTATTAAAGGCCTATGCCTTGGTTTCTACCCATGAAAGAATAGATGCATTGAAAGATGATATAGCTTTGTTTCAGGCCATCAGGGCTAGGCTTAATAAATTTAGCGAACGAACCCGTATAGATGGCGGCGGAAAAACCAACGCTGAGATAGACATTGCCATCAAGCAAATAGTAAGTGATGCAATAGTGAGCGAAGATGTTATAGATATATTTGATGCCGTAGGGCTAAAAAAACCAAATATTGGGATTTTGGACGAAGCGTTTCTGAACGAAATACAAGGCATGGAACATAAAAACCTAGCCGTAGAATTATTGAAAAAACTGCTTCGAGATGAATTAAAACAAAAATCTAAATTTAATTTAGTACAAAGCAAAGAGTTTTCTGAAAAACTGGAAGAAGCCATACAACGTTACCATAATGGGCAAATAGATAGTGTAGAATTTATAGAAAAATGGTTGGTGCCTTTAGCAAATGAAATACGAGATGCCAATAAACGTGGTGAAGACCTAGGTTTAGATTATAGAGAATATGCTTTTTATACGGCTTTGGAAGTAAACGACAGTGCAGTAAAAATATTGGGTGATGATATTTTAAAACACATAGCACAAGAACTTTTAAAAACAGTTCGAAACAGCACGACCATTGATTGGACAATAAAGGAAAGCGTGCAGTCAGCATTAAGACGAAACATAAGACGTATTTTAAGACTACACGGATATCCTCCAGATTTACAAGAAAAAGCTGTTGACACAGTAATCACCCAAGCTAAATTGTTAGCAGAAGAATTAGTAATAAACGGAGACAAAAAAGAATAA